A region from the Geobacillus vulcani PSS1 genome encodes:
- the folD gene encoding bifunctional methylenetetrahydrofolate dehydrogenase/methenyltetrahydrofolate cyclohydrolase FolD yields MTAQIISGTEMARTIRAALAGEAAQLKADGIEPGLAVILVGDDPASHSYVKGKQKACAEVGIRSFLYTFPAAVDEETLLAKIRELNVDPAVHGILVQLPLPDHICEWSVIETIAPEKDVDGFHPINVGKMMIGQRAFLPCTPHGILVMVQSAGIDIAGKHVVVVGRSNIVGKPVGQLFLREHATVTYTHSKTPDLAAITRQADILIVAVGKARLIGPEHIKPGAVVIDVGVNRLENGKLCGDVDFDAVKEVAGYITPVPGGVGPMTITMLLHNTMEAARQLAAK; encoded by the coding sequence ATGACAGCACAAATCATTAGCGGAACGGAGATGGCGAGAACGATTCGCGCCGCATTGGCGGGTGAAGCCGCACAGTTGAAAGCGGACGGCATTGAGCCGGGGCTGGCCGTCATTCTAGTCGGCGACGATCCGGCGTCGCATTCGTATGTAAAAGGAAAACAAAAAGCGTGCGCCGAGGTCGGCATTCGCTCGTTCCTTTACACGTTTCCGGCGGCGGTCGACGAAGAAACGCTGCTGGCCAAAATCCGAGAGTTAAACGTCGATCCAGCGGTGCACGGCATTTTAGTGCAGCTGCCGCTGCCGGATCACATTTGTGAATGGTCGGTTATTGAAACGATCGCACCGGAAAAAGATGTCGATGGGTTTCACCCGATCAATGTCGGAAAAATGATGATCGGCCAACGGGCGTTTCTCCCGTGCACTCCGCATGGCATTTTAGTGATGGTGCAATCGGCCGGCATTGACATCGCCGGCAAGCACGTTGTCGTCGTCGGCCGAAGCAACATCGTCGGCAAACCAGTTGGCCAGCTGTTTTTGCGCGAACATGCCACCGTCACCTACACTCACTCGAAAACGCCGGATTTGGCCGCCATCACTCGGCAGGCGGACATTTTGATCGTCGCTGTCGGCAAGGCGCGCCTCATTGGCCCGGAACACATCAAACCCGGGGCGGTCGTCATCGACGTCGGCGTCAACCGGCTTGAGAATGGCAAATTGTGCGGCGATGTCGATTTTGATGCGGTGAAAGAAGTGGCTGGCTATATTACGCCGGTGCCGGGCGGAGTCGGGCCGATGACGATTACGATGCTCTTGCACAACACGATGGAAGCGGCCCGGCAGCTGGCTGCAAAGTGA
- a CDS encoding SpoIIIAH-like family protein, with protein MLKKQTVWLLTMLSLVVVLSVYYVTAPKNMNNSPAFTANEKPEKTTDQPSVAVEEAKKPSASGETGDDLFTALRMKIEDERSRLRDELNAIVASANATAEEKNEALDKIEKLQALSEKEATLETLIKSKGGYEDVLVRADDNQVRVTIKAKQSSAKSANEVIHMVKKEIPDAEYVTVEFQPAG; from the coding sequence ATGTTGAAAAAACAAACCGTATGGTTGTTGACGATGTTGAGCTTGGTCGTTGTGTTGTCGGTCTATTACGTGACGGCGCCAAAAAACATGAACAACAGCCCGGCATTTACCGCCAACGAGAAACCAGAAAAAACAACCGATCAGCCGAGCGTCGCCGTCGAAGAGGCGAAAAAACCGTCCGCATCTGGCGAAACGGGCGACGACTTGTTTACGGCGCTGCGCATGAAAATTGAGGATGAACGGAGCCGGCTGCGCGATGAACTGAACGCCATCGTCGCTTCAGCGAACGCGACGGCGGAAGAAAAGAATGAAGCGCTCGATAAAATTGAAAAATTGCAGGCATTGTCCGAAAAAGAAGCAACGTTGGAGACGCTCATCAAATCGAAAGGCGGTTATGAAGACGTGCTCGTGCGCGCCGATGACAACCAAGTGCGCGTGACGATCAAAGCGAAACAAAGTTCAGCGAAATCAGCGAATGAAGTCATTCATATGGTGAAAAAAGAAATACCTGATGCTGAATACGTGACGGTTGAGTTTCAGCCGGCTGGATAA
- a CDS encoding exodeoxyribonuclease VII small subunit, whose product MSEEKEMTFEEAMKRLEKIVEKLEEGNVPLEEAIAFFQEGIKLSKLCHDKLQHVEKQLEYMLREDGELVPFSPEEE is encoded by the coding sequence ATGAGTGAAGAAAAAGAGATGACGTTTGAAGAGGCGATGAAAAGACTGGAGAAAATTGTCGAAAAGCTCGAGGAAGGGAACGTGCCGCTTGAGGAGGCGATCGCCTTCTTCCAAGAAGGCATAAAACTATCCAAGCTTTGCCATGATAAATTGCAGCATGTGGAGAAACAGTTGGAGTACATGCTCCGGGAAGACGGCGAGCTTGTCCCTTTTTCGCCGGAGGAGGAGTGA
- the xseA gene encoding exodeoxyribonuclease VII large subunit, with protein MEVKYVTVGALTKYIKRKFDVDPHLRDLWVKGEISNFKQHSRGHMYFTLKDSQGRIAAVMFAGYNQHLPFRPEDGMNVLARGEISVYEPNGNYQLYVKEMQPEGVGSLYLAYEQLKQRLEAEGLFSPVHKKPLPAFPRCIGVVTSPTGAAVRDIMTTIRRRYPLAKVILFPALVQGDGAALSIVRAIERANAFGEVDVLIVGRGGGSIEELWAFNEEIVARAIFASKIPIISAVGHETDFTIADFVADLRAPTPTAAAEMAAPHVGELAERLAERKWRLIRAMKERLAAEQEKLRRLQASYAFRYPERLYEQKEQQLDALLERLGRSRERLVDQQRQRLHELDMRLWRHHPAAEFERMKERQKAAANALEKAVRTVLERHRFRFCANVARLEALSPLRIMERGYSLVYNEHGELVKRIGQLRVGEHLSVQVQDGRVRCQVTGVKESTV; from the coding sequence GTGGAAGTCAAATATGTGACGGTCGGGGCGTTGACGAAGTACATCAAACGCAAGTTCGATGTCGATCCGCATTTGCGCGATCTATGGGTGAAGGGCGAAATTTCGAACTTTAAGCAGCATTCGCGCGGTCATATGTATTTTACGTTGAAAGACAGCCAAGGGCGCATTGCCGCCGTCATGTTTGCCGGCTACAACCAACATTTGCCGTTTCGTCCTGAAGACGGGATGAACGTGCTGGCGCGCGGGGAAATTTCCGTCTATGAACCGAACGGCAACTATCAGCTTTATGTCAAAGAAATGCAGCCGGAAGGCGTCGGAAGCCTCTATTTAGCCTACGAACAGCTGAAGCAACGGCTCGAAGCGGAAGGGCTGTTTTCCCCAGTCCATAAAAAGCCGCTTCCGGCCTTTCCTCGTTGCATCGGCGTTGTCACATCACCGACTGGAGCGGCGGTGCGCGATATTATGACGACGATTCGCCGCCGCTATCCGCTTGCCAAAGTCATTTTGTTTCCAGCGCTCGTTCAAGGGGACGGGGCGGCGCTGTCGATCGTGCGTGCCATCGAGCGGGCGAATGCGTTCGGAGAGGTGGATGTGCTGATTGTCGGCCGAGGCGGCGGCTCGATCGAAGAACTTTGGGCGTTCAATGAAGAAATCGTCGCCCGCGCCATCTTTGCCTCAAAAATTCCGATTATTTCCGCTGTCGGCCATGAAACGGATTTTACGATTGCCGATTTTGTCGCCGATTTGCGGGCGCCGACGCCGACGGCAGCAGCCGAGATGGCGGCGCCGCATGTTGGGGAGCTCGCTGAGCGGCTCGCCGAGCGGAAATGGCGGCTTATCCGCGCCATGAAAGAGCGGCTTGCCGCCGAGCAGGAGAAGCTCCGCCGTCTGCAGGCATCGTATGCCTTTCGTTATCCGGAACGGCTTTACGAACAAAAAGAGCAGCAGCTTGATGCGCTGCTTGAGCGGCTTGGCCGCAGCCGTGAGCGGCTTGTAGATCAACAGCGCCAGCGGTTGCATGAGCTTGATATGAGACTATGGCGGCATCATCCGGCCGCAGAGTTTGAGCGGATGAAAGAACGGCAAAAGGCGGCCGCCAACGCGCTGGAAAAAGCGGTGCGCACCGTGTTGGAGCGCCATCGGTTCCGCTTTTGCGCCAACGTTGCGCGTCTTGAAGCGCTCAGTCCGCTTCGCATCATGGAGCGCGGCTACAGCCTCGTATATAACGAGCACGGCGAGCTTGTGAAACGAATCGGGCAGCTTCGGGTCGGTGAACATCTTTCCGTCCAAGTTCAAGATGGACGAGTTCGTTGCCAAGTGACGGGAGTGAAGGAGAGTACGGTATGA
- the accC gene encoding acetyl-CoA carboxylase biotin carboxylase subunit — translation MIKKVLVANRGEIAVRIIRACRELGIETVAVFSQADRDALHVQLADEAYCIGPTASKDSYLNFTSIMSVATLTGCDAIHPGYGFLAENEAFAELCRECNVTFIGPSPEAIAKMGIKDIARETMREAGVPIVPGSRGVIESLDEARAIAQEIGYPVIIKATAGGGGKGIRVARNEDELVKGINITQQEAATAFGNPGVYIEKYIEDFRHVEIQVLADSYGNTIHLGERDCSIQRRLQKLVEEAPSPALDDEMRRKMGEAAVKAAKAVNYTGAGTVEFIYDHRNKQFYFMEMNTRIQVEHPVTELITGVDLVKEQIRIAAGEKLSITQDDVTFNGWAIECRINAENPAKNFMPSPGKIAMYLPPGGPGVRVDSAAYPGYTIPPYYDSMIAKLIVHAPTREEAIARMKRALSEFVIEGIHTTIPFHIKLMEHEKFQSGEFNTKFLELYDIMKAE, via the coding sequence ATGATCAAAAAAGTGTTGGTGGCGAACCGCGGAGAAATCGCCGTCCGCATCATCCGCGCCTGCCGCGAGCTCGGCATTGAGACGGTCGCTGTCTTTTCGCAAGCCGACCGCGATGCCTTGCACGTGCAGTTGGCTGATGAGGCGTACTGCATCGGGCCGACTGCTTCCAAAGACAGTTACTTAAACTTTACCAGCATTATGAGCGTCGCCACATTGACCGGTTGCGACGCCATTCATCCGGGATATGGGTTTTTAGCGGAAAACGAAGCGTTTGCCGAGCTGTGCCGCGAGTGTAATGTCACATTCATCGGCCCAAGTCCGGAAGCGATTGCAAAAATGGGCATTAAAGACATCGCCCGTGAGACGATGCGCGAGGCGGGGGTGCCGATTGTGCCCGGGTCGCGCGGGGTTATCGAAAGCCTTGACGAGGCGCGGGCGATTGCCCAAGAGATCGGCTATCCGGTCATCATCAAAGCGACGGCCGGAGGCGGCGGGAAAGGGATCCGTGTCGCCCGCAATGAAGACGAGCTCGTCAAAGGCATCAACATCACCCAGCAGGAAGCGGCGACGGCGTTCGGCAACCCGGGCGTCTATATTGAAAAATATATCGAAGATTTCCGCCATGTTGAAATTCAAGTGCTTGCCGATTCGTACGGCAATACGATCCATCTTGGCGAGCGCGACTGCTCGATCCAACGCCGGCTGCAAAAACTCGTTGAAGAGGCGCCGTCACCGGCGCTTGATGACGAGATGCGTCGGAAGATGGGCGAGGCGGCCGTCAAGGCGGCAAAAGCGGTCAACTACACCGGCGCCGGCACGGTTGAATTTATTTATGACCACCGGAACAAGCAATTTTACTTCATGGAGATGAATACGCGCATTCAAGTCGAGCATCCGGTCACCGAACTGATCACCGGCGTCGATTTGGTCAAGGAGCAAATCCGCATCGCCGCTGGCGAAAAGCTGTCGATCACCCAAGACGACGTTACGTTTAACGGTTGGGCGATCGAATGCCGCATCAATGCGGAAAATCCGGCGAAAAACTTTATGCCGTCGCCGGGGAAAATCGCCATGTACTTGCCGCCTGGGGGGCCGGGCGTGCGCGTCGATTCGGCCGCCTATCCAGGCTATACGATTCCGCCGTATTACGATTCAATGATCGCCAAACTGATCGTTCACGCGCCGACGCGCGAGGAAGCGATCGCCCGCATGAAACGAGCGCTTTCGGAGTTTGTCATCGAAGGCATTCATACGACGATTCCGTTTCACATAAAATTAATGGAACATGAAAAGTTCCAAAGCGGCGAGTTTAATACGAAGTTTTTGGAGTTATATGATATTATGAAGGCAGAATAG
- the ahrC gene encoding transcriptional regulator AhrC/ArgR, whose translation MSKGQRHIKIREIIMNHDIETQDELVDRLREAGFNVTQATVSRDIKEMQLVKVPMANGRYKYSLPSDQRFNPLQKLKRALVDVFVKLDGTGNLLVLRTLPGNAHAVGVLLDNLDWNEIVGTICGDDTCLIICRTPKDAKKVSDQLLSML comes from the coding sequence GTGAGCAAAGGGCAAAGGCATATTAAAATTCGCGAAATCATTATGAACCATGACATTGAAACGCAAGACGAGCTTGTCGATCGGCTGAGAGAAGCTGGCTTTAACGTCACTCAGGCGACCGTCTCGCGCGACATTAAAGAGATGCAGCTCGTCAAAGTGCCCATGGCCAACGGCCGCTACAAGTACAGCCTTCCGTCCGACCAACGCTTCAATCCGTTGCAAAAGCTGAAACGGGCGCTTGTTGATGTGTTTGTGAAGCTTGACGGAACGGGCAACTTGCTCGTCTTGCGGACGTTGCCGGGCAACGCCCATGCCGTCGGCGTCTTGCTCGACAACTTGGATTGGAACGAAATCGTCGGTACGATTTGCGGCGACGATACGTGCCTAATCATTTGCCGGACGCCAAAAGATGCGAAAAAAGTGTCCGACCAGCTGTTGTCTATGCTCTAG
- a CDS encoding TlyA family RNA methyltransferase has protein sequence MKGKKERLDVLLVERGLAETREKAKRAIMAGLVYSNDVRLDKPGEKVPIDISLEVKGNPLPYVSRGGLKLEKALREFHIRLENKIVLDIGASTGGFTDCALQHGAKLSYAVDVGYNQLAWKLRQDERVVVMERTNFRYVTPDQFTKGLPEIAVIDVSFISLRLILPVVKTVIVPGGDVIALVKPQFEAGKEKVGKKGIVRDPAVHEDVLESIVRFACAEGFDVLHLSYSPITGGDGNIEFLLHAVYSGESREGENRLPTPIAYIVREAHARLRAGRTEANGE, from the coding sequence ATGAAAGGGAAAAAAGAACGGCTCGATGTGCTGCTTGTTGAACGCGGGCTGGCGGAAACGCGGGAAAAGGCGAAGCGGGCGATCATGGCCGGGCTTGTCTATTCCAACGACGTTCGACTCGATAAGCCCGGGGAAAAAGTGCCGATTGACATTTCGCTTGAGGTGAAAGGCAACCCGCTTCCGTACGTCAGCCGCGGTGGATTGAAACTGGAAAAAGCGTTGCGGGAGTTTCACATTCGCCTGGAAAATAAAATTGTTCTTGACATCGGCGCGTCGACCGGCGGTTTCACCGACTGTGCCTTGCAGCACGGGGCGAAGCTGTCGTATGCTGTCGATGTCGGCTACAACCAGCTTGCCTGGAAGCTGCGTCAAGACGAGCGCGTCGTCGTGATGGAGCGAACGAACTTCCGCTACGTGACGCCGGATCAGTTTACGAAAGGGCTGCCGGAAATAGCCGTTATCGATGTCTCGTTTATTTCGTTGCGGCTTATTTTGCCGGTTGTCAAGACGGTCATTGTGCCGGGCGGCGATGTGATTGCTCTCGTCAAGCCGCAGTTTGAAGCCGGCAAGGAAAAGGTCGGCAAAAAAGGGATCGTGCGCGATCCGGCTGTTCATGAAGACGTGCTTGAGTCGATCGTTCGGTTCGCATGTGCTGAAGGATTTGATGTTTTGCACTTATCGTATTCGCCGATCACCGGCGGTGACGGCAACATTGAGTTTTTGCTCCACGCCGTTTATTCGGGGGAAAGTCGTGAAGGGGAAAACCGATTGCCGACACCGATCGCTTATATAGTGCGCGAGGCGCATGCCCGCCTGCGCGCCGGGAGGACAGAAGCGAACGGTGAATAG
- the dxs gene encoding 1-deoxy-D-xylulose-5-phosphate synthase has product MDLTKIDHPRVVKNMSILELKQLSAEIRRFLIEKLSKTGGHIGPNLGVVELTIALHREFDSPKDKLIWDVGHQSYVHKILTGRAAQFDTLRQYKGLSGFPKRSESEHDVWETGHSSTSLSAAMGMAIARDLKGTDEYIVPIIGDGALTGGMALEALNHIGHEKTDMIVILNDNEMSIAPNVGALHNILGRLRTAGKYQWVKDELEMLLKRIPAVGGKLAATAERLKDSLKYLLVSGVFFEELGFTYLGPVDGHDFEDLLENLRYAKKMKGPVLVHVITKKGKGYSPAENDRVGTWHGTGPYKIETGAFVKTKEAGPSWSALVSETVRRLARTDPRIVAITPAMPVGSKLEGFASEFPDRMFDVGIAEQHATTLAAGLATQGMKPFLAIYSTFLQRAYDQVVHDVCRQNLNVFFAIDRAGLVGADGETHQGVFDIAFLRHVPNLVLMMPKDENEGQHMVYTALRYDDGPIAMRFPRGNGLGVPLDEELKEIPIGTWEVLRDGRDAAILTFGTTISMALKAADELAKDGVSVKVVNARFLKPMDEAMLHELLESRLPILTIEEAVLQGGFGSAVLEFAHDHGYHGAVIERMGIPDRFIEHGSVSELLNEIGLTPTHVIDRIKMMVPRKQKRA; this is encoded by the coding sequence TTGGACTTGACGAAAATTGACCATCCACGCGTTGTCAAAAACATGTCCATCCTTGAGCTGAAGCAGTTAAGCGCCGAGATCCGGCGGTTTTTAATTGAGAAGCTGTCGAAAACCGGCGGGCATATCGGTCCGAATTTAGGGGTCGTCGAGCTGACGATCGCTCTCCACCGCGAGTTTGACAGCCCAAAAGACAAGCTCATTTGGGATGTCGGACATCAGTCATACGTGCATAAAATTTTGACCGGCCGCGCCGCCCAATTCGACACGCTCCGCCAATACAAGGGGCTGTCCGGGTTCCCGAAACGGAGCGAAAGCGAGCATGACGTGTGGGAAACGGGCCATAGCTCAACGTCGCTGTCTGCAGCGATGGGAATGGCGATCGCCCGTGATTTGAAAGGGACGGATGAATACATCGTGCCGATCATCGGCGACGGGGCGCTCACCGGCGGCATGGCGCTGGAGGCGCTCAACCATATCGGGCATGAAAAAACGGATATGATTGTCATCTTGAACGACAATGAAATGTCGATTGCCCCGAACGTCGGTGCGTTGCACAACATCCTCGGCCGGCTGCGCACCGCCGGCAAATACCAATGGGTGAAAGACGAACTGGAGATGCTGCTCAAGCGCATCCCGGCGGTTGGCGGCAAGCTGGCGGCGACCGCCGAGCGGCTAAAAGACAGCTTGAAATATTTGCTTGTTTCCGGCGTCTTTTTTGAAGAGCTTGGGTTTACGTATTTAGGTCCGGTCGACGGCCACGATTTTGAGGATTTGCTTGAAAACTTGCGCTACGCGAAGAAGATGAAAGGTCCGGTTCTTGTGCATGTCATCACGAAAAAAGGGAAAGGATACAGTCCGGCGGAAAACGACAGAGTCGGCACGTGGCATGGGACCGGGCCGTACAAAATCGAAACGGGCGCTTTTGTCAAAACGAAAGAGGCCGGTCCGTCATGGAGCGCGTTGGTCAGCGAAACGGTGCGCCGGCTCGCCCGCACCGACCCGCGCATTGTCGCGATTACGCCGGCGATGCCGGTCGGCTCGAAGTTGGAAGGGTTCGCCAGCGAGTTCCCAGATCGGATGTTTGATGTTGGCATCGCCGAGCAGCACGCGACAACGCTCGCGGCTGGATTGGCGACGCAAGGGATGAAACCGTTTTTGGCCATTTATTCGACGTTTTTGCAACGAGCCTATGACCAAGTCGTTCATGATGTATGCCGACAAAACTTAAATGTCTTTTTCGCCATTGACCGCGCTGGGTTGGTCGGGGCGGACGGCGAAACGCACCAAGGGGTGTTTGACATCGCCTTTTTGCGTCATGTGCCGAACTTGGTGTTGATGATGCCAAAAGACGAAAACGAAGGACAGCACATGGTGTACACCGCCCTTCGCTATGACGACGGGCCAATCGCCATGCGTTTTCCGCGCGGCAACGGGCTTGGCGTGCCGCTTGATGAGGAGCTGAAAGAAATTCCCATCGGCACGTGGGAAGTGTTGCGCGACGGTCGCGATGCGGCGATTTTGACGTTTGGCACGACGATTTCAATGGCGCTTAAGGCGGCTGATGAGCTGGCGAAAGATGGCGTATCGGTGAAAGTCGTCAACGCTCGTTTTTTGAAGCCGATGGATGAAGCAATGCTTCACGAACTGCTTGAGAGCCGCCTGCCGATCCTAACGATCGAAGAGGCGGTGCTGCAAGGCGGCTTTGGCAGTGCTGTGCTGGAGTTTGCTCACGACCATGGTTATCACGGAGCGGTCATCGAACGGATGGGCATCCCGGACCGCTTTATCGAACATGGAAGCGTCAGCGAGCTGCTCAATGAAATCGGGCTGACGCCGACCCATGTCATCGACCGCATCAAAATGATGGTGCCAAGAAAACAGAAAAGGGCTTGA
- the accB gene encoding acetyl-CoA carboxylase biotin carboxyl carrier protein, translated as MKIQEIRELIRLVDQSSIDEFVYEQGETKVHMKKGTSAVAATPAAAAQTAVAQPAPAASTAVEPAPAAAPVQAPAPEAPTPKAETPAVKEAKPAVESNLHQITSPMVGTFYAAPAPDKPPYVKPGDKVKKDTVVCIIEAMKLFNEIEAEVDGEIVEVLVQNGQLVEYGQPLFLVKPE; from the coding sequence ATGAAAATTCAAGAGATCCGCGAATTGATCCGCTTGGTTGACCAGTCCTCGATCGACGAATTTGTATATGAGCAAGGCGAAACCAAAGTACATATGAAAAAAGGAACGAGTGCTGTTGCCGCTACACCGGCTGCGGCCGCCCAGACAGCGGTCGCACAGCCGGCGCCTGCCGCTTCGACGGCGGTGGAACCAGCTCCGGCAGCTGCTCCCGTTCAAGCGCCGGCCCCGGAAGCGCCGACTCCGAAAGCGGAAACGCCGGCGGTCAAAGAGGCAAAGCCAGCTGTTGAAAGCAATTTGCATCAAATTACTTCGCCGATGGTCGGCACGTTCTACGCAGCGCCGGCGCCGGACAAGCCGCCGTATGTCAAACCGGGCGACAAAGTCAAAAAAGACACGGTCGTTTGCATCATTGAGGCGATGAAACTGTTTAACGAAATTGAAGCGGAAGTCGATGGCGAAATTGTCGAGGTGCTTGTGCAAAACGGCCAGCTCGTCGAATACGGCCAACCGTTGTTTTTAGTCAAGCCTGAATAA
- a CDS encoding polyprenyl synthetase family protein: MAQLSVEQFLNEQKRAVEAALSYYMARLRGPETLKKAMSYSLEAGGKRIRPLLLLATVQALGKDPAIGLPVACAIEMIHTYSLIHDDLPSMDNDDLRRGKPTNHKVFGEAMAILAGDALLTYAFQLIAEIDDDRVPPSVRLQLIEQLAKAAGPEGMVAGQAADMEAEGKTLALAELEYIHRHKTGKMLQYSVHAGALLGGADDRQMRELDEFAAHLGLAFQIRDDILDIEGTEEKIGKRVGSDHDNKKATYPALLSLDGAREKLTFHIDAAKRYLRQAGVDGAALAYICELVAVRDH; this comes from the coding sequence GTGGCGCAGCTTTCGGTTGAACAGTTTCTCAACGAACAAAAACGGGCCGTCGAGGCGGCGCTTTCTTACTATATGGCGCGGCTTCGTGGACCGGAGACGCTGAAAAAGGCGATGTCCTACTCGCTGGAGGCCGGCGGCAAACGCATTCGCCCGCTTTTGTTGCTGGCGACGGTCCAAGCGCTTGGCAAAGACCCGGCGATCGGCCTGCCGGTCGCTTGCGCCATTGAAATGATCCATACGTACTCGCTCATTCACGATGATTTGCCAAGCATGGACAACGATGATCTGCGGCGCGGCAAACCGACGAACCATAAAGTGTTCGGTGAGGCGATGGCCATTTTGGCCGGCGACGCTTTGTTGACGTATGCCTTTCAGCTGATCGCCGAAATCGATGATGATCGCGTGCCGCCTTCCGTCCGGCTGCAGCTTATCGAACAGCTGGCGAAAGCGGCCGGACCGGAAGGCATGGTTGCTGGACAGGCGGCTGATATGGAGGCGGAAGGAAAAACGCTGGCGCTGGCGGAACTGGAATACATCCACCGCCATAAGACGGGAAAAATGCTGCAATACAGCGTGCACGCCGGCGCCCTGCTCGGCGGCGCCGACGACCGGCAGATGCGCGAGCTCGATGAGTTTGCTGCTCATTTAGGTCTCGCCTTTCAAATTCGCGACGATATTTTGGACATTGAAGGGACCGAAGAGAAAATCGGCAAGCGAGTCGGCAGCGACCACGATAACAAGAAAGCAACGTATCCGGCGCTGCTCTCGCTTGATGGCGCCAGAGAGAAGCTGACGTTTCATATTGATGCTGCGAAGCGCTATTTGCGGCAGGCTGGGGTGGATGGTGCTGCCCTTGCCTACATTTGCGAGCTTGTCGCGGTCCGCGACCATTGA
- the nusB gene encoding transcription antitermination factor NusB, whose translation MKRHEAREKALQALFQIDVGRIPPDEALHNITGGGDIDPFLRQLVFGVVEHQEEIDELLRANLEKWTLERVANVDRAILRMATYEMKYADDVPVSVSLDEAVELAKKFGDWKSGSFVNGVLSKVKAALQK comes from the coding sequence ATGAAGCGGCATGAAGCACGGGAAAAGGCGCTGCAGGCGCTGTTTCAAATCGATGTCGGACGCATTCCTCCAGATGAGGCGCTCCACAATATCACGGGCGGCGGCGACATCGACCCGTTTTTGCGCCAGCTCGTCTTTGGCGTCGTCGAGCATCAGGAGGAGATTGACGAGCTGTTGCGCGCCAATTTGGAAAAATGGACGCTGGAACGCGTCGCCAACGTTGACCGCGCCATTTTGCGCATGGCGACGTACGAGATGAAATACGCCGATGATGTGCCGGTAAGCGTCAGCCTCGATGAGGCGGTCGAGCTGGCGAAAAAATTCGGCGATTGGAAATCCGGAAGTTTTGTCAACGGCGTGCTTTCGAAAGTGAAGGCGGCGCTGCAAAAATAA
- a CDS encoding Asp23/Gls24 family envelope stress response protein has translation MSEHVFETEQAYPALGKVEIAPEVIEVIAGIAASEVDGIAQMRGNFAAGVAERFGKKHHGKGVKVDLRDDGVVIDLYCLVQFGASIPNVAKKVQENVRQALWNMTGLEASEVNVHIVGVQFEGGKQEQGVVEQ, from the coding sequence ATGTCTGAGCATGTCTTTGAGACAGAACAAGCGTATCCGGCGCTCGGCAAGGTGGAAATTGCACCGGAAGTGATCGAGGTGATCGCAGGCATTGCCGCATCAGAGGTCGACGGCATCGCGCAAATGCGCGGCAATTTTGCCGCCGGCGTCGCCGAGCGGTTTGGAAAGAAACACCATGGAAAAGGCGTCAAGGTTGATTTGCGCGACGACGGCGTCGTCATCGATCTTTATTGCCTCGTCCAGTTTGGCGCATCGATTCCGAACGTGGCGAAAAAGGTGCAGGAAAATGTGCGCCAGGCGCTTTGGAACATGACCGGCCTCGAGGCGAGCGAAGTGAACGTTCATATCGTCGGCGTCCAGTTTGAGGGCGGCAAGCAGGAACAAGGTGTGGTCGAACAGTGA
- the spoIIIAG gene encoding stage III sporulation protein AG, producing the protein MLPLIKRLFSPSPKDGQGEGVQKKWPFSYVVVLLLAGVALMAASHWANSGKEAEAKPSTRQPSAPAEPAFLASKETKEKVIAAYEERYEKELKAALEAIEGVDDVTVVVNLDSTELKLYEKKRSTQQQTTEESDKEGGKRTIENESTNEEVIIIHNGEEETPLVVATKKPDIRGVLVVAKGADNLQIKKWIVEAVTRVLNVPSYRVAVLPKK; encoded by the coding sequence ATGTTGCCGCTCATCAAACGGCTCTTTTCTCCATCGCCCAAAGACGGGCAAGGAGAAGGAGTACAGAAAAAATGGCCGTTTTCGTACGTCGTCGTCCTGTTGTTGGCCGGCGTCGCCTTGATGGCGGCAAGTCATTGGGCAAACAGCGGAAAGGAAGCCGAAGCGAAGCCTTCCACCAGGCAGCCGTCCGCTCCAGCCGAGCCGGCATTCCTGGCAAGCAAGGAAACGAAAGAGAAAGTGATCGCCGCCTATGAGGAGCGGTACGAAAAAGAATTGAAAGCCGCGCTTGAGGCGATCGAAGGGGTCGATGATGTCACTGTTGTTGTGAATCTCGATTCCACGGAGCTGAAACTGTATGAGAAAAAGCGTTCGACCCAGCAGCAAACAACGGAAGAGAGCGACAAGGAAGGCGGGAAGCGGACGATCGAAAACGAGTCGACCAATGAAGAAGTGATCATCATTCACAACGGCGAAGAAGAAACGCCGCTTGTCGTCGCCACGAAAAAGCCGGACATCCGTGGTGTGCTCGTTGTCGCCAAAGGGGCGGATAATTTGCAAATCAAAAAATGGATCGTCGAGGCGGTGACGCGCGTGTTAAACGTTCCGAGCTACCGCGTCGCTGTCTTGCCGAAAAAATGA